The Pseudonocardia sp. HH130630-07 DNA window ACTGCTCCGCCGCCGCCCGCAGCCGGCCGACCGCGTCGCCGTCGACCGTCTCGGAGTAGATGCCCAGCCACGGGCAGGTCAGCTCCGGGGCGGTCTCGATCAGGGCCGGGACGCTGCGCGACGGCGACTTCTCGATCCCCTCCCCCGCCACCGTCACGGCCGCACCCAGGGTCCGGTTCGCGGCCACGTGCAGGGCGACAGTGCCGCCGAGGTCGAACCCGAGCACGCCCATCCGGTCGGCCTCGATGCCGTTGTCGGCGAGCCAGCCGAACGCGGTGTCGCAGTCGTCCATCACCTGGTCGGCGTCCAGGCGGCCGAGCTGCTCTGCCACCTGCGTCTCGGTGCCGGAGCCGAGGTCGTCGGCGTCGTCGCGGTGGTACAGGTGCGGGGCGACGGCGAGCAGGCCCTCGGCCGCCAGGCCGGTGACCAGCAGCCGGACGGAGTCGGTGACCCCGCGGGCCTCCTGCAGCACGACGACGCCGCCCCGGGCCGGGCCGTCCGGCTCGGCCACGGTGAGCCGCAGCTCACTCCCGTCGGTCAGGGGGACCGCTTCGGTCCGGATCGCCGTCGTCATGTGATCACTCAACCAGAGCATCCGCCCGGGTTTCGACCCCTGGGGAGTGCGGTTCCCCCGAGATCGTGGAGGGTTCTTATGCCGCGTCTCGGGTGAGGGCGGCGTTCTCGTAGTTGATCGGTGAGAGCCCGGCGGCGGCACTGTGTCGCCGCCGGTGGTTGTAGAAGCCGTAACACC harbors:
- a CDS encoding dienelactone hydrolase family protein, giving the protein MTTAIRTEAVPLTDGSELRLTVAEPDGPARGGVVVLQEARGVTDSVRLLVTGLAAEGLLAVAPHLYHRDDADDLGSGTETQVAEQLGRLDADQVMDDCDTAFGWLADNGIEADRMGVLGFDLGGTVALHVAANRTLGAAVTVAGEGIEKSPSRSVPALIETAPELTCPWLGIYSETVDGDAVGRLRAAAEQSGVATDVVVYPSTGYRFDDDPDSAAEAWQRVLNWFDAHLR